From a single Bemisia tabaci chromosome 10, PGI_BMITA_v3 genomic region:
- the LOC109031920 gene encoding uncharacterized protein isoform X1, giving the protein MYGAADEGGVTLQLRDVDDLDSKSSLASVLAQLQEEDAAALSISYTDDSLANVLLDSNFPSSIPSTVGASIDTSTLDLFDSENAQDLTLSPQTFTSSTEAFINNNSDCLTDSAEDSTGASDASRLVVIKSRPKASSPNRQGPQQCQVCGKVFGNASALAKHRLTHSDERKYVCSMCTKAFKRQDHLNGHMLTHRSKKPYECKADGCGKSYCDARSLRRHTENHHSCSNSSTPTSPDAQSSFSSCIQFAPPPPTPPPASTPPLTPLSPSAPVNAPPPPLKAPSQLQQLLASEPISSSSIKSISVSDLDPKPAVSSASASSTPSSGSSSADNSTSTTPPSKTDPKPVECNLCHRSFKNFPALNGHMRLHGGYFKKDSDCKKSEKRESSGPPLQTASISVRALIEEKIIQKRNTNPALSLQNQTNVSTSSSESVKFISSTQSSISKSSQSNDKGSSSFIISVAPSQQDQTQATQKAWKTNFTPLVLTSPKEKSAKDQSSSSNAQNRKLKRESSDPSSPRDPPKLIKLPEKNLIRIKNGSLPQFTSNGGVSELANADGFSHKTFLLQDINSFQQQLNNATPQETISNTIPDSKNNNHQNKEIQSLLKTILPVSLSDLLFQSNPTKKSDVVSPASSCSTINQTVNSMTISASESSAVSVPSMNSMTIHAPTVVRPGLQQNPAQVVTVDSLQNVVCFPPSSVPTPLSSSSITVPLSSIIAPFSNQSLQSQLMTNSDDPLLSSCPKDFSSRKRFDLQTLKLLSNGKMDILSSNAQNLAEVLLNCNCEVKFIQVGSSFKSIKDLTKTSAVVVKTENATSQEIKTEDAKVGTRDVKLCSLLDGTSSIFNGNQQSLDSPLPSPTNKSPFTYTPYPILNSALNGTRVYSHSSPWPNLRHKGGSNGQIEAEKPAMTPHINVGFQFQAEVPPVELIPDKFSDKDAFDVLLWDPYINEIISNKELDMFLEFACCACIQGGGRNKECALHILYLCHGNIQEAMLKLMQPTASLFSCYPFMTQIKYPDDERWTSFEIDLFHRAITLHKKDFPAVSKLVGSKSVKQCIQFYYMWKKSCAQEYRKLKLESHKNGNSENDVVEIKVEPETLHVVL; this is encoded by the exons ATGTATGGAGCTGCGGATGAGGGAGGCGTAACTCTACAGCTGAGGGATGTTGATGACCTAGACTCCAAGAGCAGTCTTGCGTCTGTTCTCGCTCAACTGCAGGAAGAGGATGCGGCTGCTCTTAGCATCAGTTACACTGACGACAGCTTGGCCAATGTTCTCCTCGATTCCAACTTCCCGTCAAGTATTCCATCAactg TAGGAGCTTCCATTGATACTTCTACATTGGATTTGTTTGACTCAGAAAATGCTCAAGACTTGACTCTTTCTCCTCAAACATTCACCAGCTCAACAGAAGCATTTATTAATAACAACTCAGACTGTCTCA CCGACAGTGCAGAAGACTCAACAGGAGCTTCAGACGCAAGTCGTCTTGTTGTAATCAAATCGAGGCCAAAAGCCTCGTCTCCGAACAGGCAAGGGCCTCAGCAATGCCAG GTTTGTGGGAAAGTTTTTGGTAACGCATCTGCCCTTGCCAAGCATAGACTGACCCACAGTGATGAGCGGAAATATGTCTGTAGCATGTGTACAAAAGCGTTTAAGCGGCAGGATCATtt gaaCGGGCACATGCTAACACACCGCAGCAAAAAACCATACGAGTGCAAAGCAGATGGCTGCGGGAAATCATATTGCGATGCACGGTCTTTACGTCGCCACACCGAGAACCACCATTCATGTTCAAATTCCTCCACACCAACCTCTCCCGATGCCCAATCGTCTTTCTCATCCTGCATACAGTTTGCGCCTCCACCCCCTACGCCACCGCCTGCCTCAACCCCTCCTCTCACACCCCTCTCACCGTCCGCTCCTGTCAACGCTCCTCCACCCCCCTTAAAAGCGCCCAGCCAGCTCCAGCAACTCTTGGCCAGTGAGCCAATCTCCAGTTCCTCCATCAAATCT atttctgTCAGCGATTTAGATCCAAAACCAGCTGTGAGTAGCGCCTCTGCGTCTTCTACTCCTTCTAGTGGGAGCTCTTCTGCTGATAATTCCACCAGCACAACCCCACCCTCCAAGACTGATCCTAAACCTGTCGAATGTAATCTATGTCATCggtcattcaaaaattttccagcgCTAAATGGACATATGCGCTTGCATGGCGGATATTTCAAGAAG GATTCTGATtgtaaaaagtcagagaaacgAGAATCATCTGGGCCTCCGCTTCAAACAGCCAGCATCAGTGTTCGTGCACTCATCGAAGAGAAGATTATTCAAAAGAGGAATACAAACCCTGCGCTCTCTTTACAGAATCAGACAAATGTTTCCACTTCCA GTTCTGAGTCGGTCAAATTCATTAGCTCCACACAATCAAGTATATCGAAATCTAGTCAATCAAACGACAAAGGATCGTCGTCATTTATCATATCAGTCGCTCCGTCCCAACAAGATCAAACACAAGCAACACAGAAGGCGTGGAAAACCAATTTCACCCCTCTTGTATTGACATCGCCAAAAGAAAAAAGTGCCAAAGATCAGAGTTCCTCCTCAAATGCTCAAAATAGAAAACTAAAAAG GGAATCCTCTGATCCTTCTTCGCCTCGTGATCCGCCAAAACTAattaaattacctgaaaaaaatctgatacgCATAAAAAATGGATCGCTTCCGCAGTTCACTTCCAACGGTGGTGTTTCTGAACTGGCCAACGCTGACGGTTTTTCGCACAAAACTTTCCTCCTCCAAGACATCAACTCTTTTCAGCAGCAGTTGAACAACGCAACACCACAG GAAACTATTTCTAATACAATTCCAGATTCCAAGAACAACAACCACCAAAACAAAGAAATCCAATCTCTCCTGAAAACGATTCTGCCCGTCAGCCTCTCAGATCTGCTCTTCCAGTCGAATCCGACTAAAAAATCAGACGTTGTGTCGCCTGCTTCCTCATGCTCAACAATTAATCAGACTGTGAACTCCATGACAATCAGCGCATCAGAGTCTAGCGCTGTCAGTGTGCCTTCAATGAATTCCATGACAATCCATGCCCCAACGGTTGTTCGACCGGGTCTCCAGCAAAATCCTGCTCAG GTTGTGACAGTTGATTCCCTGCAAAATGTTGTGTGCTTCCCGCCTTCCTCTGTGCCAACCCCTTTATCCTCTTCTTCCATAACTGTGCCACTATCGTCCATCATTGCTCCGTTCTCCAATCAGAGTCTCCAATCGCAACTGATGACAAACTCAGACGATCCACTCCTATCGAGCTGCCCAAAGGATTTCTCTTCGCGGAAGCGCTTTGATCTCCAAACGCTCAAACTCCTCAGCAACGGCAAAATGGATATCCTTTCAAGCAATGCTCAAAATCTAGCCGAGGTCCTTCTCAATTGCAACTGCGAGGTCAAGTTCATTCAAGTTGGCTCGAGTTTCAAGTCAATCAAAGACTTGACCAAGACATCAGCGGTTGTCGTTAAAACTGAAAACGCAACAAGTCAAGAAATCAAGACTGAAGACGCGAAAGTTGGTACGCGAGATGTCAAGTTATGCTCCTTACTTGACGGAACCAg CTCTATCTTCAACGGAAATCAGCAGAGCTTAGACTCACCATTGCCCTCTCCAACCAATAAATCACCATTCACCTACACACCATATCCAATTTTGAATTCTGCCTTGAACGGAACCCGCGTCTACTCCCATTCATCACCGTGGCCAAACTTGAGACACAAAG GGGGATCTAATGGGCAAATTGAAGCTGAGAAGCCTGCGATGACACCGCATATAAATGTTGGATTCCAATTTCAAGCGGAAGTACCACCGGTCGAGTTGATTCCTGACAAATTCAGTGACAAAGATGCGTTTGATGTCCTGCTGTGGGATCCTTACATCAATGAAATAATCTCAAATAAAGAAT TGGATATGTTCCTTGAATTTGCATGTTGTGCTTGCATACAGGGTGGAGGCAGGAATAAAGAATGTGCATTGCATATTCTTTACTTATGTCATGGAAACATTCAA GAGGCAATGCTCAAACTGATGCAGCCCACTGCATCTCTCTTCTCTTGCTATCCTTTCATGACGCAAATCAAATATCCGGATGACGAGCGATGGACATCGTTCGAAATCGACCTTTTCCACCGAGCAATAACCCTCCACAAAAAAGATTTCCCTGCAGTTTCAAAATTG GTTGGATCCAAAAGCGTGAAGCAATGCATTCAGTTCTATTACATGTGGAAGAAGTCCTGCGCTCAAGAGTACAGAAAACTGAAGCTGGAATCGCACAAAAATGGAAACTCTGAGAATGATGTCGTGGAGATCAAAGTTGAGCCGGAGACTCTGCATGTG GTTCTATAA
- the LOC109031920 gene encoding uncharacterized protein isoform X2, whose amino-acid sequence MYGAADEGGVTLQLRDVDDLDSKSSLASVLAQLQEEDAAALSISYTDDSLANVLLDSNFPSSIPSTGASIDTSTLDLFDSENAQDLTLSPQTFTSSTEAFINNNSDCLTDSAEDSTGASDASRLVVIKSRPKASSPNRQGPQQCQVCGKVFGNASALAKHRLTHSDERKYVCSMCTKAFKRQDHLNGHMLTHRSKKPYECKADGCGKSYCDARSLRRHTENHHSCSNSSTPTSPDAQSSFSSCIQFAPPPPTPPPASTPPLTPLSPSAPVNAPPPPLKAPSQLQQLLASEPISSSSIKSISVSDLDPKPAVSSASASSTPSSGSSSADNSTSTTPPSKTDPKPVECNLCHRSFKNFPALNGHMRLHGGYFKKDSDCKKSEKRESSGPPLQTASISVRALIEEKIIQKRNTNPALSLQNQTNVSTSSSESVKFISSTQSSISKSSQSNDKGSSSFIISVAPSQQDQTQATQKAWKTNFTPLVLTSPKEKSAKDQSSSSNAQNRKLKRESSDPSSPRDPPKLIKLPEKNLIRIKNGSLPQFTSNGGVSELANADGFSHKTFLLQDINSFQQQLNNATPQETISNTIPDSKNNNHQNKEIQSLLKTILPVSLSDLLFQSNPTKKSDVVSPASSCSTINQTVNSMTISASESSAVSVPSMNSMTIHAPTVVRPGLQQNPAQVVTVDSLQNVVCFPPSSVPTPLSSSSITVPLSSIIAPFSNQSLQSQLMTNSDDPLLSSCPKDFSSRKRFDLQTLKLLSNGKMDILSSNAQNLAEVLLNCNCEVKFIQVGSSFKSIKDLTKTSAVVVKTENATSQEIKTEDAKVGTRDVKLCSLLDGTSSIFNGNQQSLDSPLPSPTNKSPFTYTPYPILNSALNGTRVYSHSSPWPNLRHKGGSNGQIEAEKPAMTPHINVGFQFQAEVPPVELIPDKFSDKDAFDVLLWDPYINEIISNKELDMFLEFACCACIQGGGRNKECALHILYLCHGNIQEAMLKLMQPTASLFSCYPFMTQIKYPDDERWTSFEIDLFHRAITLHKKDFPAVSKLVGSKSVKQCIQFYYMWKKSCAQEYRKLKLESHKNGNSENDVVEIKVEPETLHVVL is encoded by the exons ATGTATGGAGCTGCGGATGAGGGAGGCGTAACTCTACAGCTGAGGGATGTTGATGACCTAGACTCCAAGAGCAGTCTTGCGTCTGTTCTCGCTCAACTGCAGGAAGAGGATGCGGCTGCTCTTAGCATCAGTTACACTGACGACAGCTTGGCCAATGTTCTCCTCGATTCCAACTTCCCGTCAAGTATTCCATCAactg GAGCTTCCATTGATACTTCTACATTGGATTTGTTTGACTCAGAAAATGCTCAAGACTTGACTCTTTCTCCTCAAACATTCACCAGCTCAACAGAAGCATTTATTAATAACAACTCAGACTGTCTCA CCGACAGTGCAGAAGACTCAACAGGAGCTTCAGACGCAAGTCGTCTTGTTGTAATCAAATCGAGGCCAAAAGCCTCGTCTCCGAACAGGCAAGGGCCTCAGCAATGCCAG GTTTGTGGGAAAGTTTTTGGTAACGCATCTGCCCTTGCCAAGCATAGACTGACCCACAGTGATGAGCGGAAATATGTCTGTAGCATGTGTACAAAAGCGTTTAAGCGGCAGGATCATtt gaaCGGGCACATGCTAACACACCGCAGCAAAAAACCATACGAGTGCAAAGCAGATGGCTGCGGGAAATCATATTGCGATGCACGGTCTTTACGTCGCCACACCGAGAACCACCATTCATGTTCAAATTCCTCCACACCAACCTCTCCCGATGCCCAATCGTCTTTCTCATCCTGCATACAGTTTGCGCCTCCACCCCCTACGCCACCGCCTGCCTCAACCCCTCCTCTCACACCCCTCTCACCGTCCGCTCCTGTCAACGCTCCTCCACCCCCCTTAAAAGCGCCCAGCCAGCTCCAGCAACTCTTGGCCAGTGAGCCAATCTCCAGTTCCTCCATCAAATCT atttctgTCAGCGATTTAGATCCAAAACCAGCTGTGAGTAGCGCCTCTGCGTCTTCTACTCCTTCTAGTGGGAGCTCTTCTGCTGATAATTCCACCAGCACAACCCCACCCTCCAAGACTGATCCTAAACCTGTCGAATGTAATCTATGTCATCggtcattcaaaaattttccagcgCTAAATGGACATATGCGCTTGCATGGCGGATATTTCAAGAAG GATTCTGATtgtaaaaagtcagagaaacgAGAATCATCTGGGCCTCCGCTTCAAACAGCCAGCATCAGTGTTCGTGCACTCATCGAAGAGAAGATTATTCAAAAGAGGAATACAAACCCTGCGCTCTCTTTACAGAATCAGACAAATGTTTCCACTTCCA GTTCTGAGTCGGTCAAATTCATTAGCTCCACACAATCAAGTATATCGAAATCTAGTCAATCAAACGACAAAGGATCGTCGTCATTTATCATATCAGTCGCTCCGTCCCAACAAGATCAAACACAAGCAACACAGAAGGCGTGGAAAACCAATTTCACCCCTCTTGTATTGACATCGCCAAAAGAAAAAAGTGCCAAAGATCAGAGTTCCTCCTCAAATGCTCAAAATAGAAAACTAAAAAG GGAATCCTCTGATCCTTCTTCGCCTCGTGATCCGCCAAAACTAattaaattacctgaaaaaaatctgatacgCATAAAAAATGGATCGCTTCCGCAGTTCACTTCCAACGGTGGTGTTTCTGAACTGGCCAACGCTGACGGTTTTTCGCACAAAACTTTCCTCCTCCAAGACATCAACTCTTTTCAGCAGCAGTTGAACAACGCAACACCACAG GAAACTATTTCTAATACAATTCCAGATTCCAAGAACAACAACCACCAAAACAAAGAAATCCAATCTCTCCTGAAAACGATTCTGCCCGTCAGCCTCTCAGATCTGCTCTTCCAGTCGAATCCGACTAAAAAATCAGACGTTGTGTCGCCTGCTTCCTCATGCTCAACAATTAATCAGACTGTGAACTCCATGACAATCAGCGCATCAGAGTCTAGCGCTGTCAGTGTGCCTTCAATGAATTCCATGACAATCCATGCCCCAACGGTTGTTCGACCGGGTCTCCAGCAAAATCCTGCTCAG GTTGTGACAGTTGATTCCCTGCAAAATGTTGTGTGCTTCCCGCCTTCCTCTGTGCCAACCCCTTTATCCTCTTCTTCCATAACTGTGCCACTATCGTCCATCATTGCTCCGTTCTCCAATCAGAGTCTCCAATCGCAACTGATGACAAACTCAGACGATCCACTCCTATCGAGCTGCCCAAAGGATTTCTCTTCGCGGAAGCGCTTTGATCTCCAAACGCTCAAACTCCTCAGCAACGGCAAAATGGATATCCTTTCAAGCAATGCTCAAAATCTAGCCGAGGTCCTTCTCAATTGCAACTGCGAGGTCAAGTTCATTCAAGTTGGCTCGAGTTTCAAGTCAATCAAAGACTTGACCAAGACATCAGCGGTTGTCGTTAAAACTGAAAACGCAACAAGTCAAGAAATCAAGACTGAAGACGCGAAAGTTGGTACGCGAGATGTCAAGTTATGCTCCTTACTTGACGGAACCAg CTCTATCTTCAACGGAAATCAGCAGAGCTTAGACTCACCATTGCCCTCTCCAACCAATAAATCACCATTCACCTACACACCATATCCAATTTTGAATTCTGCCTTGAACGGAACCCGCGTCTACTCCCATTCATCACCGTGGCCAAACTTGAGACACAAAG GGGGATCTAATGGGCAAATTGAAGCTGAGAAGCCTGCGATGACACCGCATATAAATGTTGGATTCCAATTTCAAGCGGAAGTACCACCGGTCGAGTTGATTCCTGACAAATTCAGTGACAAAGATGCGTTTGATGTCCTGCTGTGGGATCCTTACATCAATGAAATAATCTCAAATAAAGAAT TGGATATGTTCCTTGAATTTGCATGTTGTGCTTGCATACAGGGTGGAGGCAGGAATAAAGAATGTGCATTGCATATTCTTTACTTATGTCATGGAAACATTCAA GAGGCAATGCTCAAACTGATGCAGCCCACTGCATCTCTCTTCTCTTGCTATCCTTTCATGACGCAAATCAAATATCCGGATGACGAGCGATGGACATCGTTCGAAATCGACCTTTTCCACCGAGCAATAACCCTCCACAAAAAAGATTTCCCTGCAGTTTCAAAATTG GTTGGATCCAAAAGCGTGAAGCAATGCATTCAGTTCTATTACATGTGGAAGAAGTCCTGCGCTCAAGAGTACAGAAAACTGAAGCTGGAATCGCACAAAAATGGAAACTCTGAGAATGATGTCGTGGAGATCAAAGTTGAGCCGGAGACTCTGCATGTG GTTCTATAA
- the LOC109031889 gene encoding adipose-secreted signaling protein — protein MTANKEHHHVHFNEGNDTFGRDNEIIIKPGAEPNIFQIHLGFLQINHRYAISFSSSKTMMRVKDGAKLVPVSPTVPNFNCTFSKIEVDANQVNFFVELFAHKEKLLKEELAFQMNNEGDKTILQLTARVLGKGKGTPLLKDNIHCIGVEQDEDESEASDWQGFPEG, from the exons ATGACTGCTAATAAAG AGCATCATCATGTTCATTTCAATGAGGGAAATGATACTTTTGGCCGAGATAATGAAATCATAATCAAGCCTGGCGCGGAACCTAACATTTTCCAGATTCATTTGGGTTTCCTCCAAATTAACCACCGATATGCaatctccttctcctcctcaaAGACAATGATGAGGGTCAAAGACGGTGCAAAACTTGTACCAGTCTCACCCACAGTCCCGAACTTCAACTGTACATTCTCCAAGATAGAGGTTGACGCAAACCAAGTCAATTTTTTCGTTGAGCTCTTTGCTCACAAGGAGAAATTGTTGAAAGAAGAACTGGCATTTCAGATGAATAATGAGGGGGATAAAACAATCTTGCAGCTCACAGCTAGAGTTCTAG GTAAAGGAAAGGGCACTCCTCTCCTGAAGGACAACATCCATTGCATCGGAGTTGAACAAGATGAAGATGAATCGGAGGCCTCCGATTGGCAAGGATTTCCAGAGGGATAG
- the LOC109031890 gene encoding uncharacterized protein — protein MRMKTILKDHSSLSKGEIMEFTTLLEFTTSNNYFKYNGKFYKMNKGLPMGGPISPIMADIFMDKYDHRICTSNKWASKILCYFRYMDDIFAVWLGTDRELSIFHNEINDLHPNLRFKLEVGGKTLNFLDLTIRVENRKIKFGIYRKQCFTDAIIPNNSYHPWPQKMAGFHSMLNRLTTIPLEKEEYERELTTILNIATNNGYQKRDIFHLLHRKQQEKRDRMIYGKIKTKGTEKWISIPYIEKISERVKGIIEKDKSVKVTYGNQRNLGRILINTKEKCGKLEASGVYKIECNCGKIYIGQTGRSVATRLKEHVDCAILKRRGQSSFGDHIIDTDHKLENCYAKLEKVCQKGRKLNVLEQIEIMKTPKEQLLNSQIEQQVAPVIVPPALLRDATQSADHRRDIPLTSIATRRRR, from the coding sequence ATGAGGATGAAAACCATTCTGAAGGACCACTCATCCCTCTCAAAAGGTGAAATCATGGAATTCACAACGCTTTTAGAGTTCACCACTTCGAATAATTACTTCAAGTACAATGGGAAATTCTATAAGATGAATAAAGGGTTACCAATGGGAGGGCCTATATCCCCCATTATGGCCGACATTTTCATGGATAAATATGACCACAGAATATGTACATCCAATAAATGGGCCTCGAAAATTCTATGTTATTTCAGATATATGGAtgatatttttgcagtttgGCTGGGCACTGATCGAGAACTGTCCATTTTTCATAATGAGATAAATGATTTACACCCCAATCTCAGATTCAAATTGGAAGTGGGTGGGAAAACTCTGAATTTCCTGGACCTTACCATACGAGTAGAAAACAGAAAGATAAAGTTTGGAATTTATAGGAAACAATGCTTCACAGATGCAATAATACCTAATAACTCGTACCACCCCTGGCCCCAGAAAATGGCAGGGTTCCATAGCATGCTTAACAGACTAACAACTATACCACTTGAAAAGGAGGAATATGAGAGGGAGCTAACAACTATCTTGAACATTGCCACTAACAACGGATATCAGAAACGTGACATTTTTCATCTACTACATCGCAAACAACAAGAGAAAAGAGACAGGATGATATatgggaaaataaaaacaaaagggaCCGAAAAATGGATCTCAATACCATATATCGAGAAAATATCAGAGAGAGTGAAGGGAATAATAGAGAAGGACAAAAGCGTAAAAGTAACCTACGGCAACCAGAGAAATTTGGGCAGAATTTTGATCAATACAAAAGAGAAATGTGGAAAATTGGAAGCAAGCGGAGTGTACAAAATAGAATGTAACTGTGGGAAAATATATATAGGCCAAACAGGAAGGAGTGTGGCAACAAGGCTGAAGGAACACGTTGACTGTGCCATACTAAAAAGGAGAGGTCAGTCATCGTTCGGGGATCATATAATCGACACTGACCATAAACTGGAAAATTGTTATGCGAAACTAGAAAAAGTATGTCAGAAAGGCCGGAAATTAAATGTATTAGAACAAATCGAAATAATGAAAACACCTAAGGAACAGCTACTTAATTCACAAATCGAGCAACAGGTGGCACCAGTGATCGTCCCCCCCGCCCTCCTTCGTGACGCAACACAGTCAGCTGATCACCGGCGAGATATCCCACTGACTAGTATCGCGACGCGTCGCCGGAGATAA